A region from the Sandaracinus amylolyticus genome encodes:
- the rplC gene encoding 50S ribosomal protein L3 → MNTHPGLIGKKLGNTQIFESDGNVTRVTVVEVGPCIVIGKRTVEKDGYSALVLGFGEKREKHVNKPTAGQFAKINQKVAKVIREFRLPEEIVAGHEIGAVLKPSEIFEAGQFVDVCGQTRGRGFTGVMKRWNFRGSATATHGTHEYQRHGGAIGTNMTPGRTLPNLKMPGQYGNERVTIQNLKIARVMDEQGVLLIEGAVPGPKGGVVTVRGAVKKKNGGRKSAA, encoded by the coding sequence ATGAACACGCATCCCGGCCTGATCGGCAAGAAGCTCGGTAATACGCAGATCTTCGAGAGCGACGGCAACGTCACGCGCGTGACGGTCGTCGAGGTCGGGCCCTGCATCGTCATCGGAAAGCGCACCGTCGAGAAGGACGGCTACAGCGCGCTCGTGCTCGGCTTCGGCGAGAAGCGCGAGAAGCACGTGAACAAGCCGACCGCCGGCCAGTTCGCGAAGATCAACCAGAAGGTCGCGAAGGTCATCCGCGAGTTCCGCCTCCCGGAGGAGATCGTCGCGGGCCACGAGATCGGCGCGGTGCTGAAGCCCTCGGAGATCTTCGAGGCCGGCCAGTTCGTCGACGTGTGCGGCCAGACGCGCGGTCGCGGCTTCACCGGCGTCATGAAGCGCTGGAACTTCCGCGGCTCGGCGACGGCGACGCACGGAACCCACGAGTACCAGCGTCACGGCGGCGCGATCGGCACGAACATGACGCCCGGCCGCACGCTCCCGAATCTCAAGATGCCCGGCCAGTACGGCAACGAGCGCGTCACGATCCAGAACCTGAAGATCGCGCGCGTGATGGACGAGCAGGGCGTGCTGCTCATCGAGGGCGCGGTGCCCGGCCCCAAGGGCGGCGTCGTGACGGTGCGCGGCGCGGTCAAGAAGAAGAACGGCGGCCGCAAGAGCGCGGCCTGA
- the truA gene encoding tRNA pseudouridine(38-40) synthase TruA, producing MLPGVRLTIAYDGAAFAGWARQPGTRTVQGTLEAAIASMNGAPVELRGASRTDAGVHALGQVAAFDAARTIEPRGWLRGLNAALPDDAAIVAAEACEAGYTPRFDTVDKTYRYLVLRGDVRDPLLRGRAWFLGPRHGGTSLDVAAMRVIAKHLEGTHDFRAFRSADDDRQNTVRTIHEIAIHDGWGEEPRLVAIEVRGNAFMKNMVRILVGTLVEAGRGRLAERDAGALVGPDARRDDTGQTAPAHGLTLVSMRLGRARA from the coding sequence GTGCTCCCCGGCGTCCGGCTGACGATCGCCTACGACGGCGCGGCCTTCGCCGGGTGGGCGCGCCAGCCGGGCACGCGCACCGTCCAGGGCACGCTCGAGGCGGCGATCGCGTCGATGAACGGCGCGCCCGTCGAGCTGCGCGGCGCGTCGCGCACCGATGCCGGCGTGCACGCGCTGGGTCAGGTCGCGGCGTTCGATGCCGCGCGCACGATCGAGCCGCGAGGGTGGCTCCGCGGGCTCAACGCGGCGCTGCCCGACGACGCCGCGATCGTCGCGGCAGAGGCGTGCGAGGCCGGGTACACGCCGCGGTTCGACACCGTCGACAAGACCTACCGCTATCTCGTCCTGCGCGGCGACGTGCGCGATCCGCTGCTGCGCGGACGCGCGTGGTTCCTCGGCCCACGCCACGGGGGCACGTCGCTCGACGTCGCGGCGATGCGCGTGATCGCGAAGCACCTCGAGGGCACTCACGACTTCCGCGCGTTCCGATCGGCCGACGACGATCGCCAGAACACGGTCCGCACCATCCACGAGATCGCGATCCACGACGGCTGGGGCGAGGAGCCGCGGCTCGTCGCGATCGAGGTCCGCGGCAACGCGTTCATGAAGAACATGGTGCGGATCCTCGTGGGAACCCTCGTGGAAGCGGGCCGCGGACGGCTCGCGGAGCGCGATGCAGGCGCCCTCGTCGGCCCGGATGCGCGCCGCGACGACACCGGACAGACCGCGCCTGCTCACGGTCTCACGCTGGTGTCGATGCGTCTCGGTCGCGCTCGCGCTTGA
- a CDS encoding RlmE family RNA methyltransferase, producing MSRSRRPQDHWGHRAKREGYAARSVYKLEEIDRRVRLLRPGARVLDLGAYPGSWTAYAAQKVGANGRVLGLDIQEFRGALPPNAEMRTQDVMSPELDAQLGGERFDVVMSDMAPATSGHRFTDQARSFNLVMRALQIAEELLVPGGHFVAKIFQGPDFEEARRAVASAFEEVKIVKPPATRTESIETFLVGLRKRGAARTGATT from the coding sequence GTGAGCCGGAGCCGCAGACCGCAGGATCACTGGGGACATCGCGCGAAACGCGAGGGCTACGCGGCGCGATCGGTCTACAAGCTCGAGGAGATCGATCGGCGCGTGCGGCTGCTGCGGCCCGGCGCGCGGGTGCTCGATCTGGGCGCTTATCCGGGCTCGTGGACCGCGTATGCGGCGCAGAAGGTCGGCGCGAACGGGCGCGTGCTCGGGCTCGACATCCAGGAGTTCCGAGGCGCGCTGCCGCCCAACGCCGAGATGCGCACGCAGGACGTGATGAGCCCCGAGCTCGACGCGCAGCTCGGGGGTGAGCGCTTCGACGTCGTGATGAGCGACATGGCGCCCGCGACGAGCGGGCACCGCTTCACCGATCAGGCGCGCTCCTTCAACCTCGTGATGCGCGCGCTGCAGATCGCGGAAGAGCTGCTCGTGCCGGGCGGGCACTTCGTCGCGAAGATCTTCCAGGGGCCCGACTTCGAGGAAGCGCGACGCGCGGTCGCGAGCGCGTTCGAAGAGGTGAAGATCGTGAAGCCGCCTGCGACGCGCACCGAGAGCATCGAGACGTTCCTCGTCGGGCTCCGCAAGCGCGGAGCCGCGCGGACGGGAGCGACGACGTGA
- a CDS encoding MXAN_2562 family outer membrane beta-barrel protein, with amino-acid sequence MRSFFLCGAALVALALHPTSVSAQQDAALEDGSIVGSTFAVDPLWVPTPEGFTFELRVGGYQPSFGGQFDTVFQGDLGPMIGAELDVHIWRVPYLGPLAAGVSFAWAEWDGPGRIVGSDQESGRTGLSLINFNALLVWRIDGLARYVDVPLILTGKVGPDFGYWESGEGSTTGTGFSFGVRWAAQIALELDFLEPRAARRLDDEWGINHTEIFFEAFGSTMGEHMTQLELGTSFAWAVGLGFTF; translated from the coding sequence ATGCGCTCGTTCTTCCTCTGTGGCGCGGCGCTCGTGGCGCTCGCGCTCCACCCAACGTCGGTCTCCGCGCAGCAGGACGCGGCGCTCGAGGACGGCTCGATCGTGGGCTCGACGTTCGCCGTCGATCCGCTGTGGGTCCCGACGCCCGAAGGGTTCACGTTCGAGCTGCGCGTCGGCGGCTATCAGCCGAGCTTCGGCGGGCAGTTCGACACCGTGTTCCAGGGCGATCTCGGCCCGATGATCGGCGCCGAGCTCGACGTGCACATCTGGCGCGTGCCGTACCTCGGGCCGCTCGCCGCCGGCGTGTCGTTCGCGTGGGCGGAGTGGGACGGACCGGGGCGGATCGTCGGAAGCGATCAGGAGAGCGGGCGCACCGGCCTCTCGCTGATCAACTTCAACGCGCTGCTCGTCTGGCGCATCGACGGCCTCGCGCGGTACGTCGACGTCCCGCTGATCCTCACGGGCAAGGTCGGCCCCGACTTCGGCTACTGGGAGTCGGGCGAGGGGAGCACGACCGGCACCGGCTTCAGCTTCGGCGTCCGCTGGGCCGCGCAGATCGCGCTCGAGCTCGACTTCCTCGAGCCCCGCGCGGCGCGCCGTCTCGACGACGAGTGGGGCATCAACCACACCGAGATCTTCTTCGAAGCGTTCGGCTCCACGATGGGCGAGCACATGACCCAGCTGGAGCTGGGCACCTCGTTCGCGTGGGCCGTCGGCCTCGGCTTCACGTTCTGA
- a CDS encoding SDR family oxidoreductase, with translation MTTTLITGANRGIGLSLVQQHVARGDRVIAICRARSRELAETGVEIHEGVDVTDAAAIARVVAAIGDVVLDRVILNAGVLRDDSLDDVSFEDVRAQIEVNAIAPLQWAKALRPRLARGSKLALITSRMGSMADNGSGAYYGYRMSKAALNAAGVSLARDLAGAGIAVLLLHPGYVRTGMTAGAGNVDPGEAAQGIVARIDELTLATSGSFVHASGTPIPF, from the coding sequence GTGACGACGACGCTGATCACCGGAGCGAACCGCGGGATCGGGCTCTCGCTCGTGCAGCAGCACGTCGCGCGTGGGGATCGCGTCATCGCGATCTGCCGCGCGCGATCGCGCGAGCTCGCGGAGACCGGCGTGGAGATCCACGAGGGCGTCGACGTGACCGACGCGGCGGCGATCGCGCGCGTGGTCGCCGCGATCGGCGATGTCGTGCTCGATCGCGTGATCCTCAACGCCGGCGTGCTGCGCGACGACTCGCTCGACGACGTGTCGTTCGAGGACGTGCGCGCGCAGATCGAGGTGAACGCGATCGCGCCGCTGCAGTGGGCGAAGGCGCTGCGTCCGCGGCTCGCGCGAGGCTCGAAGCTCGCGCTGATCACGAGCCGCATGGGCTCGATGGCCGACAATGGGAGCGGCGCGTACTACGGCTACCGCATGTCGAAGGCTGCGCTCAACGCGGCGGGCGTGTCCCTCGCGCGCGACCTCGCGGGAGCGGGGATCGCGGTGCTGCTGCTCCACCCGGGCTACGTGCGCACCGGGATGACGGCCGGCGCGGGCAACGTGGACCCCGGCGAGGCTGCGCAGGGCATCGTCGCGCGCATCGACGAGCTCACGCTCGCGACGAGCGGGTCGTTCGTGCACGCGAGCGGGACGCCGATCCCGTTCTGA